A segment of the Sphingopyxis sp. OAS728 genome:
CCTTGCAACGGCCCTCGAGCGAGCAATCATGGCGTCCTTCGGCGACGCAGGAGGTGAGCGCGATCGGCCCTTCGACCGCCTCTATGATATCGGCGACGCTGATCGCTGCCGCGGGACGCGCGAGCCGCACGCCGCCGCCGGTGCCGCGCGAGGCGACGAGCAGGCCAGCGCGTGCGAGCTGGCTCACCAGCTTCTGCGCGGTCGGCCCCGGGATACCCGTCTGCTCGGCGAGCATGCCGGCGTGAATCGGCACCGACCCGCACTGGCGGGCGGCGGCGCTCATCAGCACCACGGCATAGTCGGCAAGGTTGGACAGGCGCATTGTTCTTTTCCGTCGCAGTTGCGAACGATTCTTAACTGGAGTAAATTACTCCACTTACATAGGCGCGCCGTCCCGCGAGCGCAAGCAATCGCGGATATGCAGGACGATAGAAAAGTTGCGCAAAAAAAAGGCACCCATCGGGCCGAAGCCAAATGAGTGCCAAGATGAAGGTCTCAAGTCCTCGTCCGAGGATGAGCTCTTCTGGGTCGCAGGGACGGATTATGCCGACGCGATGATTCGCGATTGGACGAAAACGCCAAAACGACGGGACAGATAATTTTCGAAGGTTAACGGTCGCTCAGGTCTCGGAGACGAGCGGGCTCACCTTGCCGGCGAGCTGCTTGCGGCCCTTCGTCGTCGCTTCGGTATAGGTCGTCGGCTTGCCGAGCTGGCCGGGGGTCGCGCCGGCAAAGCGCTTGATCTCGCGGATCAGGTGCGACTGGTCATAGAATGCGTCGCCAAGCTGCGCGGCGTCGAGCCCTTCGCCGCGCGCCAGCGCCGATGCGGCGCGGACGGCGCGATATTTGCGCGCGAGCATGCGTGGCGACAGCCCGTAATAATGCTTCGTCATCCGTTCGACCGAACGGATCGACATGCCCGTCGCCTCGACCAGTTCGGGAACCTGCGGCGAGGGCGACGCGGTCAGCCAGCCGTCGACGGTGCGGATGAACCACATCGGCGGCTGCTCGTTGCGTGTCAGAACCTCGCGTGCGAAATTATTGCCGATGACCAGCTTTTCCTCGACCGTCGCGGCCTTTTCCAGCGCGGCCGCGACCTCGTCGATCCACGGTCCGAACAGGTCGGCCGCGTCCATCGCTCGATCGGTCAGCTTGTCGGCATCGTCGCCCATCAGCGCCGCCCAGCCCGCGGGCAGCATGCCGAATCCGAACAATTGCGTCGGGCAATTGCTGATCGCGCGGACGCGCGCGCTCGTCGGGCCGATGATGTTGGCGCGGCAGACGGTCGCGCGATGGCCGTCCTCGAAGACATATTCGCCATCGACGTTGGTAACGAAGCGGAACTGGGCGCGGTCGGCGCGCTCATATTCGTCGAAGCGCGGCAGGTTCAGTCGCGCGAAATAGAAACTCGACACCATTTCCGCCAGATCGGGATCGGGCGGGAAATAGTGTAGTTCGAACGGCGCGCTGCCGTCCACGCCCCCAGGCGAGGAAGAAACATCCGACATGAGACCCAGACCTTTGGCACCCGTAACCCGGCTGCCTTATTTTTTCTGGATCAAATCATTTGCGTTTCATCCCCGCGCGTCAAGCCGCAATCGTCAATTTGCTTAACCCTTCTGCGCCGCGATCCACACGTCGACCCGCCGTTCGAGCACGTCGAGCGGCACCGGACCCGATTCGAGCACGACATCGTGGAAGGTGCGGAAATCGAACTTGTCGCCGAGCGCCGCCTGCGCGCGGCCGCGCAATTCCATGATCTTGAGCTTGCCGATCAGATAGGCGGTCGCCTGTCCCGGATAGACGATATAGCGTTCGATCGCCTTTTCGATGTCGCCGTCGGGGTTGGGGGTATTGTCCTTCAGATATTTGATCGCCTGCTCGCGGCTCCAGCGTTTGTCGTGGATGCCCGTGTCGACGACGAGGCGGCATGCGCGCCACAGCTCCATGCCGAGCCGCCCGAAATCGCTGTAGGGATCGGTGTAAAAGCCCATGTCCTTGCCGAGTTCCTCGGTGTAGAGCCCCCAACCCTCGGTGTAGGCGGTGAACCCCCCGAAGCGGCGGAAGGGCGGCAGGCCGGTGAGTTCGGTCTGCACCGCGCGCTGG
Coding sequences within it:
- a CDS encoding SUF system Fe-S cluster assembly regulator gives rise to the protein MRLSNLADYAVVLMSAAARQCGSVPIHAGMLAEQTGIPGPTAQKLVSQLARAGLLVASRGTGGGVRLARPAAAISVADIIEAVEGPIALTSCVAEGRHDCSLEGRCKVQPHWGVVNGAVRGALAEISLATLSVAPKNNPFVSSEVETPGNSARTMGLSTSLEANGIL
- a CDS encoding AraC family transcriptional regulator is translated as MSDVSSSPGGVDGSAPFELHYFPPDPDLAEMVSSFYFARLNLPRFDEYERADRAQFRFVTNVDGEYVFEDGHRATVCRANIIGPTSARVRAISNCPTQLFGFGMLPAGWAALMGDDADKLTDRAMDAADLFGPWIDEVAAALEKAATVEEKLVIGNNFAREVLTRNEQPPMWFIRTVDGWLTASPSPQVPELVEATGMSIRSVERMTKHYYGLSPRMLARKYRAVRAASALARGEGLDAAQLGDAFYDQSHLIREIKRFAGATPGQLGKPTTYTEATTKGRKQLAGKVSPLVSET